From the genome of Triticum aestivum cultivar Chinese Spring chromosome 3B, IWGSC CS RefSeq v2.1, whole genome shotgun sequence, one region includes:
- the LOC123064572 gene encoding E3 ubiquitin-protein ligase SINA-like 5, with amino-acid sequence MPPALPVSSPVATKTRTLAELNPVPITKSAATVAVTSPVAATPPAPSSEATRVLAAQSPVATKTPTPSPVATAKTVAVVKRDEEGAEHDGGAMVAEEEPANLDLPKKLFHCAACRAPLKPPVFKCEREHFVCCDCGGDDDHDDGDGGATKHCGPCGHDVSYTHSGFMDGVVGAYKVPCPYKKHGCASSIVYHAAADHKSKCAHAPCYCFECVPPFEGSPADLLRHLTATSGKHSWLEDKIK; translated from the exons ATGCCACCGGCGCTGCCGGTTTCGAGTCCGGTGGCCACGAAGACGCGGACGCTGGCCGAGCTCAATCCCGTTCCCATCACGAAGTCAGCCGCCACGGTGGCGGTGACCAGTCCAGTGGCCGCTACGCCACCGGCGCCCAGTTCAGAGGCAACGAGGGTGCTCGCGGCACAGAGTCCAGTGGCCACGAAGACGCCGACACCCAGTCCAGTGGCCACTGCGAAGACGGTTGCCGTGGTGAAGCGGGATGAAGAAGGCGCGGAACACGACGgtggggcaatggtggcggaggagGAGCCTGCCAACTTGGACTTGCCGAAGAAATTGTTTCACTGCGCCGCATGTCGTGCCCCCCTCAAGCCACCAGTGTTCAAG TGCGAGAGGGAGCATTTCGTGTGCTGCGACTGCGGTGGCGACGACGACCACGATGACGGCGACGGCGGAGCGACCAAGCACTGCGGTCCATGCGGGCATGACGTCTCCTACACCCACTCCGGCTTCATGGACGGCGTGGTCGGCGCCTACAAGGTGCCGTGCCCGTACAAGAAGCACGGCTGCGCGAGCTCCATCGTGTACCACGCGGCGGCGGACCACAAGTCCAAGTGCGCGCACGCGCCCTGCTATTGCTTCGAGTGCGTGCCCCCGTTCGAGGGCTCGCCGGCGGACCTCCTGCGCCACCTCACGGCAACGTCCGGGAAACACTCCTGGCTCGAGGACAAGATCAAATAG